A region from the Mya arenaria isolate MELC-2E11 chromosome 2, ASM2691426v1 genome encodes:
- the LOC128216801 gene encoding cyclin-dependent kinase 2-associated protein 1-like, translating into MNDDAESASNSPANITPNISNPGTPRSDAGLEMRGTPPPAPVQIQRPVASVNQQQQQQQLLLQHQQQLQQMQSQSKYTQLLAVIEDLGRDIRPTYAGSRTSAERLKRGIVHARILVRECLTECERSARS; encoded by the coding sequence ATGAATGATGACGCAGAATCTGCGAGCAACTCACCGGCTAATATCACTCCAAATATTAGCAACCCTGGCACCCCCCGCTCAGATGCTGGATTGGAAATGAGGGGAACCCCGCCGCCTGCACCTGTTCAGATTCAACGTCCGGTAGCATCAGTGAaccagcaacaacaacaacagcaactgcTCCTTCAGCACCAACAGCAGTTACAACAAATGCAGAGTCAGAGCAAATATACTCAGCTATTGGCTGTGATTGAAGATTTGGGACGTGATATAAGGCCAACCTATGCAGGGAGTCGAACGTCAGCAGAAAGACTGAAGAGGGGCATTGTGCATGCTAGAATACTTGTACGCGAGTGCCTGACTGAATGTGAAAGAAGTGCAAGAAGTtaa
- the LOC128246922 gene encoding Golgi to ER traffic protein 4 homolog: MAAGTQRVLAKCQKCIDSGDFYEAHQMLRTLYFRYSAAKKYAEAIDLLYNGSLTLLKHKQYGSGSDLALLMVEVLNTANTPVSDDITDKVVDLLRIMENENQERHTYLNNALRWTIKVEPDHRAGHPDMHKKCGLLFWQEKNYVQARYHYLHSFDGKNLATMLVEYHTALGYPSEVDLFIAQTVLQFLCLKNKDTAHVVFTTYTKQHPEVEQGPPYIKPLLNFIWFLLLALESGKLAVFVVLCEKYQTSISRDPSYREYLDRIGQLFFGVPPPKSQSQSGFFGNLIQSLLGGDDDEAGPSFSPAQTPAVTPGTPASENRNMAPVELD, translated from the exons ATGGCAGCTGGCACACAGAGAGTTCTagcaaaatgtcaaaaatgtatCGATTCAGGGGATTTCTACGAAGCACACCAGATGTTAAGAACACTTTATTTTAG gtACAGTGCTGCTAAGAAGTATGCAGAAGCCATTGACCTGTTGTATAACGGATCCCTTACATTACTGAAACATAAACAG TATGGGAGTGGATCAGACTTGGCTCTGTTGATGGTTGAAGTTTTGAACACAGCCAATACTCCTGTTTCAGATGATATTACAG ACAAGGTAGTAGACCTTCTGCGTATCATGGAGAATGAGAATCAGGAACGTCACACCTACCTGAATAACGCCCTCCGCTGGACGATAAAGGTGGAACCCGATCACAGGGCCGGCCATCCTGACATGCACAAGAAATGTGGACTACTCTTCTGGCAAG aGAAAAACTATGTTCAAGCGAGATATCACTACCTACACTCTTTTGATGGTAAAAACCTGGCAACAATGTTGGTGGAATACCATACTGCATTGGGCTATCCATCTGAGGTGGACTTGTTTATAGCTCAAACTGTTTTGCA ATTTTTGTGCCTGAAAAACAAAGACACTGCCCATGTGGTGTTCACAACCTATACAAAACAGCATCCTGAGGTAGAACAGGGGCCGCCATACATCAAGCCACTTCTCAACTTTATATGGTTTCTACTGTTAGCATTAGAAAG TGGTAAATTAGCAGTCTTTGTTGTCCTTTGTGAAAAGTACCAGACATCCATTAGCAGAGACCCATCATATAGAGAG TACCTGGACAGAATAGGGCAGCTGTTTTTTGGTGTCCCACCTCCAAAATCCCAGTCACAGTCCGGCTTCTTCG GCAACTTGATCCAGAGCTTGCTGGGAGGAGACGACGATGAAGCAGGCCCCTCGTTTAGCCCTGCCCAAACACCTGCTGTGACCCCAGGGACCCCTGCCTCAGAGAATAGGAATATGGCACCTGTGGAACTGGACTGA